The following proteins come from a genomic window of Carcharodon carcharias isolate sCarCar2 chromosome 10, sCarCar2.pri, whole genome shotgun sequence:
- the tsr1 gene encoding pre-rRNA-processing protein TSR1 homolog, with amino-acid sequence MAGVGTVKQEPHRPGAFKQPNKQHKTGRHRSKGSLERNSRGRVSVKVISKKLRKNLRKHDRRHKANQIRQQKREAVLTEKRILGSKEGPPHLVGVIVLHSGTSAHHVLRLIQSDETSSVYSHNESGERFGLVCPRFKQRFHFIKVNAGGIHAVLDLAKVADTLMFVLDPYEGWDSYGDFCLSCLFAQGLPSHVFVVQGINDLPVKKRTDVKKNLSKMLEKRFLDAKPFHLDTEQEVALVIRHIAMQKQRHIAFRYRRSYLLAQQVAFEASDKSGLVGTLKVSGYVRGQALNVNRLVHVVGHGDFQMGQIDGPPDPMPLNPKPTKKKEDMEDPCAEMEEDLKVLMKADSRKQESLESEVVPDPMEGEQTWPTDEELQEAEDALKGSRKIVRRLPKGTSDYQAAWILDDEEEIDEEEGSDDDMEEDELMGEAVSQASDESDGEEEAGEECETMTVPENIRDDHYDEKIDEEEERVMLEKYKQERMDEMFPDEVDTPKDVAARIRFQKYRGLKSFRTSPWDPKENLPRDYARIFQFQNFTRTKKRIFNEIEEEEEGAMPGWYVTVHICNVPVSVMESLKPEIPLVLFTLLPHEQKMSVIHFLLRRHLTNAEPIKSKEEMVFHCGYRRFRAPPLYSQHTAANKFKYERFLRSNTTVVGTVYGPITFPPASVLMFKQRANGMHDLIATGSVLKVDPDRVVVKRITLSGHPFKIMTKTSVVRYMFFNREDVLWFKPVELRTKWGRRGHIKEPLGTHGHMKCLFDGQLKSQDTVLMNLYKRVFPKWEYDPYVPIPVAWEKPESNVNVQEIEMD; translated from the exons ATGGCGGGCGTCGGGACAGTGAAGCAGGAGCCGCACCGGCCCGGCGCCTTTAAACAGCCCAACAAGCAGCACAAAACCGGCCGGCACCGCAGTAAGGGCAGCCTGGAGCGGAACAGCAGAG gcagagtgagtgtgaaagttATCAGCAAGAAGCTTAGAAAAAACCTGAGGAAACATGATCGCCGACACAAAGCAAATCAGATCCGACAGCAAAAGAGGGAAGCG GTGCTCACAGAGAAGAGAATTCTGGGCAGTAAAGAGGGTCCCCCCCATCTGGTAGGTGTCATTGTGCTGCACAGTGGTACAAGCGCCCACCATGTCCTGAGGCTGATTCAGAGCGACGAGACCTCGAGTGTGTACAGCCACAATGAAAGTGGTGAACGCTTCGGGTTAGTTTGCCCCAGGTTCAAACAGAGATTCCACTTCATCAAAGTAAATGcag GTGGTATCCATGCAGTTCTTGACCTCGCTAAAGTAGCGGACACACTGATGTTTGTGTTGGATCCATATGAAGGATGGGACAGTTATGGTGACTTTTGTCTCTCCTGTCTGTTTGCACAGGGCCTCCCTAGCCATG TGTTTGTGGTTCAGGGAATTAATGACCTTCCTGTTAAGAAGCGAACAGAtgtcaagaagaacctgagcaaaATGTTGGAGAAACGTTTTCTTGATGCCAAACCTTTTCATCTGGACACTGAGCAGGAGGTTGCACTGGTCATCAGACACATTGCCATGCAGAAACAACGACACATTGCCTTTCGTTATCGCCGATCCTACTTGCTGGCTCAGCAAGTGGCCTTCGAGGCTAGTGACAAAAGTGGACTGGTGGGAACGCTGAAGGTGTCTGGTTATGTCCGGGGCCAGGCGCTGAATGTGAATCGGCTGGTTCACGTTGTAGGGCATGGAGATTTCCAAATGGGCCAAATTGATGGTCCACCTGACCCCATGCCCCTGAACCCCAAGCCTACAAAGAAAAAAGAGGAcatggag GACCCCTGTGCCGAGATGGAAGAGGACCtgaaagttctgatgaaagcaGATTCCAGGAAGCAGGAATCACTAGAGTCAGAAGTGGTTCCGGATCCAATGGAGGGGGAGCAGACCTGGCCAACGGATGAGGAACTGCAAGAGGCTGAGG ATGCACTAAAGGGAAGCAGGAAGATTGTTCGTAGGCTTCCAAAAGGTACGTCTGATTACCAGGCCGCCTGGATCCTGGACGATGAAGAAGAGATAGATGAGGAGGAAGGAAGTGATGATGATATGGAAGAGGATGAGCTGATGGGAGAGGCGGTGTCACAG GCCAGTGATGAAAGTGATGGTGAGGAAGAGGCTGGTGAAGAATGTGAAACCATGACAGTTCCAGAAAACATTCGCGATGATCATTATGATGAAAAgattgatgaggaggaggagagggtgatGTTGGAAAAGTACAAACAGGAACGGATGGATGAAATGTTCCCTGATGAGGTGGACACTCCAAAAGATGTAGCTGCTCGAATCAG GTTTCAGAAGTACAGGGGTCTGAAGAGTTTCCGGACATCACCCTGGGATCCCAAGGAGAATTTGCCACGGGATTATGCCAGAATATTCCAGTTTCAGAACTTTACCAGGACAAAGAAAAGAATCTTCAATGAgattgaagaggaggaggaaggtgcaaTG CCTGGCTGGTACGTCACAGTCCACATCTGTAACGTGCCTGTATCCGTGATGGAGAGTTTGAAACCTGAGATCCCGCTGGTCCTCTTCACCCTGCTGCCACATGAGCAGAAG ATGTCGGTGATCCATTTCCTGCTCAGGAGACACCTGACCAATGCTGAGCCAATCAAgtccaaagaggagatggttttcCATTGTGGCTACAGGAGATTCCGGGCCCCTCCTCTGTATTCACAGCATACAGCAG CCAACAAGTTCAAATATGAGCGGTTTCTGCGTTCCAACACCACTGTGGTGGGAACTGTTTACGGcccaataaccttccctccagcCTCGGTCTTGATGTTCAAACAAAGAGCAAATG GTATGCATGACCTGATTGCAACGGGCTCTGTGCTAAAGGTCGACCCTGACCGAGTGGTCGTGAAGAGAATTACCCTAAGTGGCCATCCCTTCAAAATCATGACCAAAACCTCGGTGGTGCGGTACATGTTCTTCAACCGAG AAGACGTGCTATGGTTCAAACCAGTGGAACTACGAACCAAGTGGGGTCGAAGAGGTCACATCAAGGAGCCTTTGG GGACTCACGGACACATGAAATGTTTGTTTGACGGCCAGCTCAAATCCCAGGATACTGTGCTGATGAACTTGTACAAACGAGTTTTCCCAAAGTGGGAGTATGATCCCTATGTTCCAATTCCGGTGGCATGGGAGAAACCTGAATCCAATGTCAACGTGCAGGAAATCGAGATGGACTAG